ATTACTTTGAAGAATTAATTGCAGGAAAAGGTGCAGTTAGATCAACACTAAGGAAATATTTAAATTGCAATTAAATTTTACTAAAAGGGAGAGCAGATATGAAGATAACATTTAGATGGTTTGGCGATAAAGATGACAGCGTTTCACTCAAAGAAATACGACAAATACCAGGAGTTACCGGAGTTGTAGGAGCTCTATATGATATACCAGTAGGAGAAGTTTGGCCTTTAGAAAAGATATTTGAGCTAAAACGGAAGGTTGAATCATATGACTTAGAACTTGAAGTGATTGAAAGCGTTAATGTTCATGAAGACATAAAACTTGGATTGCCAACGAGAGAACAATATATTGAAAATTATAAAGAAACTATAAAAAACCTTGGGAAAGCTGGCATTAAGGTAGTATGTTACAATTTTATGCCTGTATTTGACTGGATTAGGACTAATCTTAAGGAAGAACTTCCTGATGGTTCTTTTGTACTTTCATATGATGAAAGTAAAATAAAAGGCATTGATCCTATAAAACTTATTGAAGATATGGAAAAAGGCTCAAATGGATTTATACTTCCAGGTTGGGAACATTATCGGCTAAAAGAATTAAAAACATTATTTGATATGTACAGAAATATTAACGAAGAAAAGCTTTTTAATAATCTCGGATATTTTCTTGAAAATATTATTCCAACCTGTGAAAAGTATGATGTAAAAATGGCTATTCACCCAGATGATCCACCTTGGTCGGTTTTTGGATTACCGAGAATAGTAACTTGTAAGGAGAACCTTGAAAGAATAATAAAGCTTGTAGATAGTCCATATAATGGGTTAACACTTTGTAGTGGTTCCTTAGGTTCTAATCCCAAGAACAATATACCAGAACTTATAAGATATTTTGGAAAGATGGGCAGAATTCACTTTGGACATGTAAGGAATATAAAGTTTGTATCAGAGGGGATTTTTCACGAGACATCTCATCTTTCAAGTGATGGATCATTTGATATGTTTGAAATAATGAAAGCGTATTACGACATAGGGTTTAATGGGTATATACGACCAGATCATGGCAGGATGATATGGGATGAAAATGCGAGACCAGGATATGGACTATATGATAGAGCACTTGGTGTAGCTTATCTAAATGGTTTATGGGAGGCTATTCAGAAGATGTCTTAAGATATTTTGATATTCTTAATTATTAAAGCAACGACTATCCTTTTATATAGAAATCGTTGACACCTATTACAAATCACATAAATCATGCTATATATTAAAAACCTGTTTTATTAATCAAAAGAAAGGGGATAATTATATGGATTCAGCTTTGATAAATAAAGGTAGCAAAAACAAGCCGCAAAAAAATGGCACTTTAAAGAGTACACTTAAGGCTATCAAGAAAGATTGGCAGCTATACAGCCTGCTTATACTTCCTGTTGCGTACTACGTCATATTTAGATACATTCCGATGTACGGAAATATTATAGCATTTAGAAAATATTATCCAGGAGGTCCAGTTTATGGAACTGAATGGGTTGGTTTAAGATATATAAATATGTTTATACATGACCCAACATTTTGGAGAGTTTTTAGAAATACTATAATATTGAGTGTTGAGTATTTAGTAATAAGCTTTCCATTTCCGATAATTTTTGCGCTGCTATTAAATGAGATTCACAGCAAGTGGTTTAAGAGATTTACACAGACGGTATCGTACTTGCCTTACTTCATTTCGACAGTCGTTTTGGCAGACATGATAATGGAGATACTTTCACCATCATCTGGCGTTGTTAACATGCTATTGAAACATTATTTTGGGTATACGATAAACTTCTTGGCAGAACCACAATGGTTTAGGACTATTTATATCGTATCAGGTATATGGCAAGGCATGGGGTGGGGTGCAATACTTTACCTTGCAGCATTAACAAATATTAATCCTGAATTATATGAGGCGGCTATTATTGATGGTGCAAATAGGTGGCAGCAGACAATATATGTAACTATACCAGGTATTTTACCGACGATTATGATATTGCTCATATTAAATATAGGTGGACTTTTAGCAGTCGGATTTGAAAAGATATTATTGCTGTATAATCCATTAACGTATTCTACTGCAGATGTTATATCAACTTATCTTTACAGAATGGGACTTGTGTCCAACAATTTCAGCTATGCGGCTGCAATTGGTATGTTTGAATCTGTAATAGGACTTATATTAATAAGCACTGCAAACTTCTTATCAAGAAAATTGACAGAAACAAGTTTATGGTAAAGGAAGTGATTATATATGAAAGAGTCTAAACAATATAAAATATTTAAAGTAATAAATACAATTATAATGATAATTGTAATTTTAGCAACATTATATCCTTTTTGGTATTTAGTTAGTTTATCACTTAGTAGTGAAAAATATGTATATGCTGGATTGGTTTCGGTATTTCCAAGAGGATTTACAACAAAAACATATCAAGTCCTTTTGGCAGAAAAGGAATTCTGGACTAGTTATAAAAACACAATAATATATACAATTGTAGGAACTCTTGTATCATTGTTTTTATCAACGCTTTTAGCATACCCTCTTTCAAAAAAGCGCCTTAAGGGAAGAGGAATTATATTAGGCTTTGTAGTATTTACTATGTTCTTTAGCGGTGGTTTGATACCTACGTACCTATTGGTTAACGCACTGCATATGAGAAATACAATATGGGGTGTTGTGCTTCCTGGTGCGGTAAGCACATTCAATGTAATAGTTATGAAGACATTCTTTGAAGGCATACCGGCAGAATTAGAAGAAGCTGCAGAAGTAGATGGCATGAGCACGTATGGAATTCTCCTTAAGATAATTCTTCCGCTGTCAAAGCCCATTATGTATGTCATGGCACTTTTCTATGCGGTAGGTGTTTGGAATAACTGGTTTGGACCATTTATATATTTGGATGACAGTGCAAAATTTCCGGTTGCCCTGTATTTGAGAAATATAATAGCTGGTTCACAGCAGACAGCAGTTAGCAGCACTTCTGATATAAATAACCTAGCGCAAATATCGGCGACACTGAAATCTGCTAGTGTCATACTTACATCAATACCTATAATGATGGTCTATCCTTTTATACAAAAGTACTTTGTACAAGGCGTCATGATTGGCTCATTAAAAGGTTAACAGTTTAATAAAGGAGGGAAAAATTTATGACGACTTTTAAGGAGGTGATGGAAGGGATAAAATATAAATTTTAGAATTTATCCATTTTTAAGTATTTGATTCAATCAAGAGGAGGATATTTATTATGAGTAAAAATGCAAAAAGATTGCTGTCGTTTTTACTAGTCGTTGTGCTGGCAGTTGGCGTTTTGCTGGCAGGATGTGGCAAAAACACATCATCCAGCAGCAATAATAACACAACTAAACAAGAACAAACAGCGACAAATAGCAAGGACCCTCAAAACTTACACTTTAAATCAGATAAGCCTTTAGAGTTTACAATGCTGTACAGTGATCACCCAAATTATCCGTATAAAGAAGATTGGCTTTTGTGGAAAGCTATAAAAGACGCTACAAACGTTACATTAAAGCTTACAATAGTACCTATGAGCGACTATACTCAAAAGAGAAGCCTTTTAATAAGTTCAGGTCAAGCACCAGAGATAATTCCTAAGACTTATCCAGGTCAAGAAATACCGTTCGTCTCATCTGGTGCAATACTACCCATAAGTGACTATATAAATGAGATGCCTAACTTCTCAAGAGAAGTTAAAGAGTGGGGACTTCAAAAGGAGTTAGATTCTTTAAAGCAAGCAGATGGTAAGTTTTATGTATTACCTATGTTACATCAAGATTATACAATGCAGTATTCACTAGCTATAAGACAAGACATATTTGATAAAAATAATATACCAGTTCCAAACACATGGGATGAGTTGGAATCGGCATTAAAGAAATTAAAGGAGATATATCCTAATTCTACACCATTGTCAGACAGATGGCAAGGGAAAGCTTTAATAGGTGAAGCAATGCCGACATTTGGTGTACCTATATCAGGCAGTGATGGTTTATTTGACTGGACACAGAGTACAACAGTGTTGTACAATAGTTCAAAAGATAATTGGGAATTTTATCCGACATCACCTGAATACAAAGATATGTTGACGTATTTCAACAGGCTTGTAAAAGAAGGTCTTCTTGATCCAGAAAGCTTCACACAGACAGATGACCAAGCAGTACAGAAATTTGTAACAGGTAAGTCATTTGTCATCATGACAAATACTCAGGAAATAGAGAATATGAAAAATAAAATGGATCAAACATTAGGCAAAGGCAACTATAAAGTTACACAAATTTTACCTCTAGCAGGTCCAAAAGGTGGAGTAATTGCAGGTAGCCATCTTGAAAACGGTATAATAATATCAGCTAAGGCTAAAGATGATCCTAATTTCCATCAGTTGCTTAAATTCGTTGACTGGCTGTGGTACAGTGAAGCAGGTCAGACACTTACAAAGTGGGGCGTTGAAGGTGTGACTTATCAGAAAGTCAATGGCAAGTTCCAGCTTATGCCTGATGTAAACTACATGAACTTAAATCCAAGTGGCACAAAGAACTTGCAGAAAGATTATGGATTCTCCGGTGGTGTATTCTGTCTATTATATGGCGGACCAAAGGATATTGCTGAGTCAATGATGACACCAGATATTGCAAATTTTGAAAATCAGGTAAATAGTAAGAGAAAACTGCTTCCTATAGCGCCACCTGTGCCATTTACTGAAAGCCAAAGAGAGCAGGCTAATATGTTAAGCCAGCCAATAGCTGATTATGTAGAACAAATGATGTTAAAGTTTATAACAGGTGTATCATCAATTGATAGAGATTGGGATAGCTATGTACAACAGTGCAAAGCAAAAGGTGTTGCCCAATTAGTAAAACTTACTAATGATGTGTACAAAAGCACAAAAGACAAAATGAAATAAATTGGTATTAAATTTTTGATGATTCCCTTTGAACGGTGATACACTGTTCAAAGGGAAAAATGTTAGGAGGGAAAATTGTATTTTCGAATATGGATAATGATATAATAAGTTTAAAAGAAGTATATAAGAATTATTTTCCTATAGGTGCGGCTGTAGCGGTAAGTGATTTGGAAGATGAAGGACAGAGGGAAATTCTTTTAAAACATTTTAACAGCATAACGCCTGAAAACTCGCTTAAATTTGCAGTCATACATCCAGCAGAAGATGAATATACGTTTGATGATGGGGATAAAATTGTCAATTTTGCTGCAGAAAATAAAATGATGGTGAGGGGGCATACATTTGTATGGCACAATCAAGTTCCTGAATGGCTTTTTAAAGATGAATCAGGTGAAGCAGTTTCAAAGGAAATTTTAGTAGAAAGGCTTAAAACGCATATCAATACATTGTGCAGCAGGTACAATGACAAGATATACGCGTGGGACGTCGTAAATGAGGCTGTGGAGGATAAGAGCGACTTTTTATATAGGGACTCCCAGTGGTATAAGATAATCGGCAAAGAATATTTGGAATTGTCTTTTAAGATTGCAAGACAAGCATCACAAAATGCGGTTCTTTTTTACAACGATTATAACAATGAGAAGCCTGAAAAACTACATAAATCGCATAAGCTATTAAAATCAATGATTGATAGAGGAGTTCCAATTGACGGGATTGGGATACAGGGCCATTGGGATATACATGACAGAGACCTTTTTGACAATCTGAAAGCTGCCATAGAATTGTATGCTTCTTTAGGAGTAAAGATTCAGATAACAGAACTTGATGTTTCCATGTTTTCATTTGATGATAAGACAAGAAGTATTTTGAAGCCAACAGATGAAATGATTGAAAAACAATCAAAAGTCTATAAAAAATTATTTGAAATATTCAGGTATTATAAAGATGTAATTAGTGGTGTTACTTTTTGGGGTATAAGCGATAAACACACATGGAAAGACAATTTTCCGGTTAAAGATAGAAAAGATTGGCCGCTTCTTTTTGATGTCGATGGTAGACCCAAAAGTGCCTTTTACAGCATAGTTGATTTTTAATAATCATTAACATTTTATGGAGAGTGATAAGATTATGACGTTGAATAATAGGGAATTAGTTAGCAGCATATACGACTGCTGGCTTAGGTTTAAACCTTGCAACGAAAAAGTACTTGATGGATATAAGGATTATTTTAATTATATTGTAGTTAAAAGCAATGATAGGATTATTAGCAATGCGGCCAATGAGCTAAAAAAAGCTTTATCGAATATTAAAGATGCTGATATAGAAATTATCGGCAACATGCCGGAGTCTAATTGCATTTTTGTAGGCACTCCAGATGATTTTAAGGCAGAAGGATTTAATATTGATTTGGAAAATGAGCTTGAAAATGAAGGCTTTGCCTTAAAGACATTAGAAAAAAATAATCGAAAAATAATGGCAGTAATAGGTGGAAGTGAAAAAGGCGTACTATATGGTGCTTTTCACCTAATAAGGTCTATATTTAGTGGTAAAAATCTGAAAGATACATTGTGCATTGATAATCCTCAAAATGCTTTTAGGATATTAAATCATTGGGACAATATGGATGGTAATATTGAAAGAGGATATGCGGGAAAATCTATCTTCTTTAAAGATAATCGCATAGTCCAAGATCTTTCGAGGATAAAAGATTATGCAAGGCTACTTGCTTCTATTGCAATAAATGGCGTTGTAATAAATAATGTCAACGTCCATCAGCAAGAAACTAAGCTTATTACAGATGAATTTTTGCCTGATGTAAAAAGGATCGCAGATGTCTTTAGAGATTACGGTATAAAGACATATCTAAGCATAAATTTTGCTTCCCCTGTTGAGATAGGTGGTCTTTCTACTGCAGACCCGCTTGACGATGAAGTTAAGAATTGGTGGAAAGATGTAGCATCAAAAATATACAGCTACATTCCTGACTTCGGAGGATTTTTAGTAAAAGCAGATTCAGAGTTTAGACCTGGCCCATTCACATACGGACGCAATCATGCAGATGGTGCAAATATGCTGGCTGAAGCATTAAAGCCATATGGCGGTATTGTTATCTGGAGGACTTTTGTATATAACTGCATGGTAGACTGGAGAGACCGCTCTACAGATAGAGCAAAAGCAGCTTATGACAATTTCAAGCCGCTAGATGGAAAATTCATGGATAATGTTGTCTTGCAAATAAAAAATGGCCCGATGGATTTTCAGATAAGAGAACCTATTACGCCATTATTTGGCGCAATGGAGAAGACAAATGTTTTTATGGAGTTTCAGATCACTCAAGAGTACACAGGACAGCAGAAGCATTTATGCTACCTTGTGCCCCTTTGGAAGGAAGCTTTAGATTTTGATACATTTGCGAAAGGCGAAGGCTCTTTTGTAAAGAAAGTGGTAAATGGCAGCTTATTTGGAGCAAAATACGGCGGAATTGTCGCTGTAGCAAACATAGGCGATAGTAAGTCATGGACAGGACATCCTCTTGCACAATCAAATCTCTTCGGTTTCGGAAGGCTTTCATGGAATCCAGACCTTTCGTCAAGAGAGATTGCTGAGGAATGGGTTAAACTTACATTTGGGTGCGATGAAGAGGTTTTGAAGACGGTTGTACCGATGCTGCTGGAATCTAGGGAGATATATGAGGAGTATACAAGTCCTCTTGGGATAGGATGGATGGTAAACCCCGGCCATCATTACGGACCTAGTGTAGATGGATACGAGTACTCACATTGGGGAACATACCATTACGCCGATTTTAGAGGTATAGGCGTTGACCGCACTGTAGCAACGGGGACAGGTTATACGGCGCAGTACAAAGAGCCTGTTGCGAAAATGTACGAAAACATCGATACGTGTCCTGATGAGCTTTTGCTTTTCTTCCATCATGTGCCTTATGACCACAAATTGAAATCAGGGAAAACTGTAATACAGCATATTTACGACACCCATTTTGAAGGAGTGGAAAGGGCAGAAAAGCTAAGAGAATCTTGGATGAAACTAAAAGAGAAAATAGACGACGAGATATTTAAAGCCGTGTTAGAAAGATTAGACATACAGGTTGTTGATGCTAAAGAGTGGAGAGATGTTGTAAATACCTATTTTTACAGAAAGACAGGCATAAAAGATGAACATGGAAGGAAAATTTATGAATAACCGTCTAAGGCAAAGCTTGCAATAGAAATACGGTAAAAATCTAAAAATTTGGATTATAAAGTTAGTTGATTGATTGGAGGAAGTTTATTATGATTAATATAGCCATCATTGGCGCAGGCAATATTTCTTCTGCTCACATACAAGGCTTATTAGAGTTTAAAGATAGGTGCAAAATTGTAGCAATATCAGACATCTACAGAGATAAGGCAGAAGAAAAGAAAAGGCGGTTCGGTTTAAATGATGCTATCGTATATGACGATTACAAAAAGATACTGGAGATGGAAGATGTTGACATTGTTGACATATGTACACCGCCATACACACATGCAGACATTGCAGTGGATAGTTTAAATGCCAGAAAGAATGTAATCGTAGAAAAGCCAATGGCAGCATCACTAGAAGAGTGCGACAGGATGATAGAAGCGTCAAGGAAAAACAAAAAACTCTTGTCGGTAATAGCGCAGAATCGCTTCAGGACTCAATTTATGAAATTAAAAAAGATCGTTGAGTCAGGCCTGGCAGGTGATATAGTACATGCACAAGTAGACTCATTTTGGTGGAGAGGTCATTCGTACTACGATCTGTGGTGGAGAGGTACATGGGAAAAAGAAGGTGGAGGATGCACATTAAATCACGCAATACACCATATAGACATGCTTATATGGCTTTTAGGAATGCCTGAAGAAGTACAGGCTGTCATGAACAATGTAGCACATGACAACGCCGAAGTTGAAGACATATCGATAGCGATACTTAAGTATAAAAGTGGTGCGTTAACTCAAATAACCAGTTCAGTTGTGCACCACGGCGAGGAGCAGCAGATAATACTTCAAGGGAAAAAGGCGAGGATATCTGTACCGTGGAAAGTATATGCATCTACAGCATCAAGCAATGGTTTTCCATCAGGCAGAGATGAAGAATTAGAAAAGAAGATACAAGATTATTATGACAGCTTGGAAGAAACGAAGTACAGCGGTCATACTCCACAAATAGATGATGTATTAAAGGCATTAGAATCAGAACATGAAATCTTGGTAAAAGGTAGCGACGGAAGGAATGCCTTAGAGCTTATAACGGCTATCTACAAAGCAGCAACAACAAGGGAAGTTGTA
This portion of the Thermoanaerobacterium sp. RBIITD genome encodes:
- the uxuA gene encoding mannonate dehydratase, giving the protein MKITFRWFGDKDDSVSLKEIRQIPGVTGVVGALYDIPVGEVWPLEKIFELKRKVESYDLELEVIESVNVHEDIKLGLPTREQYIENYKETIKNLGKAGIKVVCYNFMPVFDWIRTNLKEELPDGSFVLSYDESKIKGIDPIKLIEDMEKGSNGFILPGWEHYRLKELKTLFDMYRNINEEKLFNNLGYFLENIIPTCEKYDVKMAIHPDDPPWSVFGLPRIVTCKENLERIIKLVDSPYNGLTLCSGSLGSNPKNNIPELIRYFGKMGRIHFGHVRNIKFVSEGIFHETSHLSSDGSFDMFEIMKAYYDIGFNGYIRPDHGRMIWDENARPGYGLYDRALGVAYLNGLWEAIQKMS
- a CDS encoding ABC transporter permease subunit → MDSALINKGSKNKPQKNGTLKSTLKAIKKDWQLYSLLILPVAYYVIFRYIPMYGNIIAFRKYYPGGPVYGTEWVGLRYINMFIHDPTFWRVFRNTIILSVEYLVISFPFPIIFALLLNEIHSKWFKRFTQTVSYLPYFISTVVLADMIMEILSPSSGVVNMLLKHYFGYTINFLAEPQWFRTIYIVSGIWQGMGWGAILYLAALTNINPELYEAAIIDGANRWQQTIYVTIPGILPTIMILLILNIGGLLAVGFEKILLLYNPLTYSTADVISTYLYRMGLVSNNFSYAAAIGMFESVIGLILISTANFLSRKLTETSLW
- a CDS encoding carbohydrate ABC transporter permease, coding for MKESKQYKIFKVINTIIMIIVILATLYPFWYLVSLSLSSEKYVYAGLVSVFPRGFTTKTYQVLLAEKEFWTSYKNTIIYTIVGTLVSLFLSTLLAYPLSKKRLKGRGIILGFVVFTMFFSGGLIPTYLLVNALHMRNTIWGVVLPGAVSTFNVIVMKTFFEGIPAELEEAAEVDGMSTYGILLKIILPLSKPIMYVMALFYAVGVWNNWFGPFIYLDDSAKFPVALYLRNIIAGSQQTAVSSTSDINNLAQISATLKSASVILTSIPIMMVYPFIQKYFVQGVMIGSLKG
- a CDS encoding extracellular solute-binding protein yields the protein MSKNAKRLLSFLLVVVLAVGVLLAGCGKNTSSSSNNNTTKQEQTATNSKDPQNLHFKSDKPLEFTMLYSDHPNYPYKEDWLLWKAIKDATNVTLKLTIVPMSDYTQKRSLLISSGQAPEIIPKTYPGQEIPFVSSGAILPISDYINEMPNFSREVKEWGLQKELDSLKQADGKFYVLPMLHQDYTMQYSLAIRQDIFDKNNIPVPNTWDELESALKKLKEIYPNSTPLSDRWQGKALIGEAMPTFGVPISGSDGLFDWTQSTTVLYNSSKDNWEFYPTSPEYKDMLTYFNRLVKEGLLDPESFTQTDDQAVQKFVTGKSFVIMTNTQEIENMKNKMDQTLGKGNYKVTQILPLAGPKGGVIAGSHLENGIIISAKAKDDPNFHQLLKFVDWLWYSEAGQTLTKWGVEGVTYQKVNGKFQLMPDVNYMNLNPSGTKNLQKDYGFSGGVFCLLYGGPKDIAESMMTPDIANFENQVNSKRKLLPIAPPVPFTESQREQANMLSQPIADYVEQMMLKFITGVSSIDRDWDSYVQQCKAKGVAQLVKLTNDVYKSTKDKMK
- a CDS encoding endo-1,4-beta-xylanase, with amino-acid sequence MLGGKIVFSNMDNDIISLKEVYKNYFPIGAAVAVSDLEDEGQREILLKHFNSITPENSLKFAVIHPAEDEYTFDDGDKIVNFAAENKMMVRGHTFVWHNQVPEWLFKDESGEAVSKEILVERLKTHINTLCSRYNDKIYAWDVVNEAVEDKSDFLYRDSQWYKIIGKEYLELSFKIARQASQNAVLFYNDYNNEKPEKLHKSHKLLKSMIDRGVPIDGIGIQGHWDIHDRDLFDNLKAAIELYASLGVKIQITELDVSMFSFDDKTRSILKPTDEMIEKQSKVYKKLFEIFRYYKDVISGVTFWGISDKHTWKDNFPVKDRKDWPLLFDVDGRPKSAFYSIVDF
- a CDS encoding alpha-glucuronidase family glycosyl hydrolase; translation: MTLNNRELVSSIYDCWLRFKPCNEKVLDGYKDYFNYIVVKSNDRIISNAANELKKALSNIKDADIEIIGNMPESNCIFVGTPDDFKAEGFNIDLENELENEGFALKTLEKNNRKIMAVIGGSEKGVLYGAFHLIRSIFSGKNLKDTLCIDNPQNAFRILNHWDNMDGNIERGYAGKSIFFKDNRIVQDLSRIKDYARLLASIAINGVVINNVNVHQQETKLITDEFLPDVKRIADVFRDYGIKTYLSINFASPVEIGGLSTADPLDDEVKNWWKDVASKIYSYIPDFGGFLVKADSEFRPGPFTYGRNHADGANMLAEALKPYGGIVIWRTFVYNCMVDWRDRSTDRAKAAYDNFKPLDGKFMDNVVLQIKNGPMDFQIREPITPLFGAMEKTNVFMEFQITQEYTGQQKHLCYLVPLWKEALDFDTFAKGEGSFVKKVVNGSLFGAKYGGIVAVANIGDSKSWTGHPLAQSNLFGFGRLSWNPDLSSREIAEEWVKLTFGCDEEVLKTVVPMLLESREIYEEYTSPLGIGWMVNPGHHYGPSVDGYEYSHWGTYHYADFRGIGVDRTVATGTGYTAQYKEPVAKMYENIDTCPDELLLFFHHVPYDHKLKSGKTVIQHIYDTHFEGVERAEKLRESWMKLKEKIDDEIFKAVLERLDIQVVDAKEWRDVVNTYFYRKTGIKDEHGRKIYE
- a CDS encoding Gfo/Idh/MocA family oxidoreductase, with translation MINIAIIGAGNISSAHIQGLLEFKDRCKIVAISDIYRDKAEEKKRRFGLNDAIVYDDYKKILEMEDVDIVDICTPPYTHADIAVDSLNARKNVIVEKPMAASLEECDRMIEASRKNKKLLSVIAQNRFRTQFMKLKKIVESGLAGDIVHAQVDSFWWRGHSYYDLWWRGTWEKEGGGCTLNHAIHHIDMLIWLLGMPEEVQAVMNNVAHDNAEVEDISIAILKYKSGALTQITSSVVHHGEEQQIILQGKKARISVPWKVYASTASSNGFPSGRDEELEKKIQDYYDSLEETKYSGHTPQIDDVLKALESEHEILVKGSDGRNALELITAIYKAATTREVVKLPLNKDDPFYTVDGIMSSVPHFYEKKTFVENFNDERITFGRDIK